From Tripterygium wilfordii isolate XIE 37 chromosome 16, ASM1340144v1, whole genome shotgun sequence, one genomic window encodes:
- the LOC119981517 gene encoding transcription factor PRE3-like, with amino-acid sequence MSSQRSRSRQSVGVSSRNISDDQINELVSKLQQLLPESRNTSRRSDKVSAAKVLQETCNYIRSLHREADDLSERLSELLATTDTAQAALIRNLLMQ; translated from the exons ATGTCTAGCCAGAGGTCAAGATCAAGGCAATCAGTAGGAGTTAGTTCCAGAAACATAAGTGATGATCAAATTAATGAACTTGTTTCCAAGTTGCAACAACTTCTTCCTGAGAGTCGTAACACCAGCAGGCGATCCGACAAG GTTTCAGCAGCGAAGGTGTTACAGGAGACCTGCAACTACATAAGAAGTTTACACAGAGAAGCCGATGATCTAAGTGAACGCTTGTCTGAACTACTGGCAACAACTGACACTGCCCAAGCTGCTCTTATTAGGAATCTCCTTATGCAATAG
- the LOC119981497 gene encoding WRKY transcription factor 72B-like, translating to MEDFKEDLDFGHKDEEVVVAKVGTKRQYRENDDVKPSSSPKQSNLSYTKQDDQVLESARAEMGEVREENQRLKMHLDRIMKDYQTLQMQFHNIVQHDQPKKLGSTTNPNHHREIEESDQLVSLSLGRFSCDAKKDDDDQKKKSPSLEKKDHDEQVDYKESLNLGLKCKFEVSKSDASDPPNGSFEEEQKDDSADTNPSPSKSLKTADRSAGGDDEVLQQNSAKKTRVSVRARCDAPTMNDGCQWRKYGQKIAKGNPCPRAYYRCTVAPSCPVRKQVQRYAEDMSILITTYEGTHNHPLPMSATAMASTTSAAASMLLSGSSSSSQAGPRPGLSTTAGNLHGLNNYYQSAADTYKSSQFYIPGSSFSSSSHNSHPTITLDLTSFPPSSSSNSLSHFNRFSSSIPKFSSTSLNFSSSESSTMPWNNNNGSFLSYNNRNETGFYSNSYQNYMHKNNNPIIRPPLPQQKSLQDSTIEAATKAITADPSFQSALAAALTMIIGGTNGGANQRGNNNGCATTSTINLQSAGSLTFAAPASLPFSTSKSSTASPAENGDQSN from the exons ATGGAGGATTTCAAGGAAGATCTTGATTTTGGACACAAGGACGAGGAGGTTGTTGTTGCTAAG GTTGGAACGAAAAGACAATACCGTGAAAACGACGATGTAAAGCCATCTTCTTCACCAAAACAAAGCAATTTAAGCTACACCAAGCAG gatgatcaagtacTTGAATCTGCTAGAGCAGAAATGGGAGAGGTTAGAGAAGAGAATCAGAGACTTAAAATGCACTTGGATAGAATAATGAAGGATTACCAAACCCTTCAAATGCAATTCCACAACATCGTTCAACATGATCAACCAAAGAAATTAGGCAGTACTACAAACCCTAATCATCATCGGGAGATTGAAGAATCTGACCAGCTTGTCTCTCTTAGCCTCGGACGATTTTCTTGCGATGCAAAGAAGGATGACGACGATCAGAAGAAGAAAAGCCCAAGCCTTGAGAAGAAGGATCACGACGAACAAGTTGATTATAAAGAAAGCTTGAATCTTGGATTGAAATGCAAGTTTGAAGTCTCAAAATCAGATGCAAGTGATCCTCCAAACGGTAGttttgaagaagaacaaaaggacGACTCGGCGGATACTAATCCGTCTCCTAGTAAATCACTCAAGACTGCAGATAGAAGTGCTGGAGGAGATGATGAAGTTTTGCAACAAAACTCAGCCAAGAAAACTAGGGTTTCTGTAAGAGCTAGATGTGATGCCCCAACG ATGAATGATGGATGTCAATGGAGGAAATATGGACAAAAGATCGCAAAGGGAAACCCTTGTCCTCGTGCTTATTATCGTTGTACTGTTGCACCATCGTGCCCCGTGAGGAAACAG GTTCAAAGATATGCTGAAGACATGTCAATCTTAATCACAACCTATGAAGGAACACACAACCACCCACTTCCAATGTCCGCAACCGCAATGGCTTCCACCACCTCCGCAGCCGCCTCCATGCTATTATCAGGCTCATCCTCCAGCTCCCAAGCAGGCCCCCGCCCCGGCCTGTCCACAACAGCCGGCAATCTTCATGGACTTAACAATTATTATCAATCAGCAGCTGATACATACAAGTCTAGCCAATTCTACATACCAGGttcttcattctcatcttcatcACACAATTCACACCCAACAATCACTCTTGATCTCACTTCATtcccaccatcatcatcatccaattcACTCTCCCATTTCAATAGATTCTCTTCATCAATCCCTAAATTTTCTTCAACAAGTCTCAACTTTAGTTCCTCTGAATCTTCCACAATGCCATGGAACAACAACAATGGGTCGTTCCTTAGCTATAATAATAGGAATGAAACTGGATTTTATAGTAATAGTTACCAAAACTACATGCACAAGAACAACAACCCAATAATACGACCTCCTCTTCCTCAACAAAAATCCTTGCAAGACAGTACGATTGAAGCGGCGACCAAGGCGATCACAGCTGACCCAAGTTTCCAATCAGCATTGGCAGCTGCTCTTACAATGATCATCGGTGGTACTAACGGCGGCGCGAATCAAAGAGGCAACAATAATGGATGTGCAACAACTTCAACAATAAATCTTCAATCTGCAGGAAGTTTAACGTTTGCAGCTCCAGCTTCACTGCCATTTTCCACCTCTAAGAGTTCAACTGCTTCTCCAGCAGAAAATGGAGACCAAAGTAATTGA